In one Cupriavidus taiwanensis genomic region, the following are encoded:
- a CDS encoding lysoplasmalogenase, with the protein MSWLAIMMPARVREWWLAGTMAGLIYGALLVQVALDLPDGAPLTGHIAMQPAWKTAMAVLLARAAWFHRVPGERRWLVTALLCSALGDFLLALPTLSFSFVGGLGAFLLAHLAYLRLLVPLAGDTRPHRLIACGAMLGVAGTMLGRFWPNLGTLAVPVTLYVGVLAAMVCSALVARLPTPLAALGALCFAASDLMIGIARFLVPFESFQLGIWWTYAAAQVLLVAGLVAGRTQP; encoded by the coding sequence ATGAGCTGGCTGGCGATCATGATGCCGGCGCGGGTGCGCGAGTGGTGGCTCGCGGGCACCATGGCCGGCCTCATCTACGGCGCGCTGCTGGTGCAGGTGGCGCTGGACCTTCCCGATGGCGCGCCGCTGACCGGGCATATCGCCATGCAGCCGGCGTGGAAGACGGCGATGGCGGTGCTGCTGGCGCGCGCCGCGTGGTTCCATCGCGTGCCCGGCGAGCGCCGCTGGCTGGTCACGGCGCTGCTGTGCTCGGCGCTGGGCGATTTCCTGCTGGCGCTGCCGACGCTGTCATTCTCATTCGTGGGCGGGCTCGGCGCCTTCCTGCTGGCGCACCTGGCCTACCTGCGCCTGCTGGTGCCGCTGGCGGGCGACACCCGCCCGCACCGGCTGATTGCCTGCGGCGCCATGCTCGGCGTGGCGGGCACCATGCTGGGCCGCTTCTGGCCCAACCTCGGCACGCTGGCCGTGCCGGTGACGCTGTACGTGGGCGTGCTTGCCGCCATGGTGTGCAGCGCGCTGGTGGCGCGCCTGCCCACGCCGCTGGCGGCGCTGGGTGCGCTGTGCTTTGCCGCGTCGGACCTGATGATCGGCATTGCGCGCTTCCTGGTACCGTTCGAATCGTTCCAGCTGGGCATCTGGTGGACCTACGCCGCGGCGCAGGTGCTGCTGGTGGCCGGCCTGGTAGCGGGACGCACGCAGCCATGA